Genomic segment of Vibrio natriegens NBRC 15636 = ATCC 14048 = DSM 759:
ATGTTCAGATTTACTTCTGCGGCCCTGTTGGGTTTATGCAGTATGTCGCCAAGCAGCTTATCGACCTTGGCGTTCCACAAGAACAGTTTCATTACGAGTGCTTTGGCCCACATAAAGTCATTTAAAGTCATATCGTTAAAAACAGCAAAGCCCACATCTGTGGGCTTTGTTGTATGTATTCAATCGTGAGCAATTTTACCAGAAAGTATCTCGCCGCTTAGCTCGGGCGATAATATTTTCAGGCATACGCTGCTCAAGGCCATTTCGTAAAAGAGTAATTCGTTTGTGCTGGCGTTTATCGGCCGTTACCGAGTTATACAACCAGCGGTAAGCATCTTCATAGTCCAGAGGGCTGCCGTAATCACGCAGGAGCAACTCCGCAAGTTGAATGCGTGCATTGAGGTTCCCCATGGATGCCGCTTCGCGCAGATAAGGGATCGCACGTTCTTTGTCCTGCTGAACCAAGGTACCAAGAGAGTAATAGCGCCCAATTTGTTCTAGCGCGGCTGGTAATCCTTGCTGGGCAGCATTCTCCATATAGTAGAGCCCAAGTTCCACATCTTGCTCAACACAGACACCCCAAGCCAGCATATCGCCATACAAAAACTCATACGCAGGCAGGCTAATTCGAGTCGCGCGAGCAACAATGTCTTCCACCAACTGGCAGTTGTCAGCGCGCACACGCTGTAAGTGCTTATTCTGCTCAATAAGCGTTATCAGTTCTGCTTCGGTGTAAATGGGAACAGGCGCTCCAACATCAGAGGCACTCGCCCGAGATGCAACCGTCGCCAGCATCAGTAACAGTGAAGCAGCCACTGTTCGTAACTTCATAAACGTACTCTTCAAGGTGTCTGAGAAACAAAAAATCGCCAAAGGATCTGCTCTGCTTGATAAGATTATCGGCAAACCTGCCCTGAGCTTTAGACAATTTTTGCCCCTCACCACCGAGAGACGGCAACAAGTTGCCACATTGAGACGCGTGTTCCACAACCGCAGCATTCCATTGCACAAAAGTATCAGACACAAAAAAGCCGACCTTAAGGTCGGCTTTCAAAATCTCTAACGAGTCGTCATTAAGATTCGAATGGGTGAACCTTGATGATAGTTTCGTTACGGTCAGGACCAGTTGAGACGATGTCTACTGGCACGCCAGTTAGCTCTTCGATACGCTTGATGTAGTCTAGAGCCGCTTTTGGTAGGTCTTCTAGTGCTTTAGCACCAAATGTGTTTTCAGACCAACCTGGCATTGTTTCGTAGATTGGCGTTGCTTTTTCAAATGCTTCAGCAGCCATTGGCGAAACTTCTAGTACGGAGCCATCTTCCATCTTGTAACCAGTACAGATTTTTAGCTCTTCTAGGCCATCTAGTACGTCTAGTTTAGTTAGACAGAAACCAGAGATAGAGTTGATTTGGATAGCACGACGCATTGCTACAGCATCAAACCAACCAGTACGACGTAGACGACCAGTTGTTGCACCAAACTCATGACCTACAGTACCTAGGTGCTTACCGATTGGATCTTGCTTGTCTAGACCGTCGTATAGTTCAGTCGGGAATGGACCAGAACCTACACGCGTACAGTAAGCTTTCGCGATACCAAGGATGTAACCAATGTGGCGAGGACCAAAACCAGAACCTGCAGCAACACCACCAGCAGTTGTGTTAGAAGAAGTTACGTATGGGTAAGTACCATGGTCGATATCTAGTAGCGTACCTT
This window contains:
- the motX gene encoding flagellar protein MotX, translated to MKLRTVAASLLLMLATVASRASASDVGAPVPIYTEAELITLIEQNKHLQRVRADNCQLVEDIVARATRISLPAYEFLYGDMLAWGVCVEQDVELGLYYMENAAQQGLPAALEQIGRYYSLGTLVQQDKERAIPYLREAASMGNLNARIQLAELLLRDYGSPLDYEDAYRWLYNSVTADKRQHKRITLLRNGLEQRMPENIIARAKRRDTFW